One Coccinella septempunctata chromosome X, icCocSept1.1, whole genome shotgun sequence genomic window carries:
- the LOC123321704 gene encoding tol-Pal system protein TolA-like, whose product MSCQLEVSFRPMYLPQRTNMFRSRAKGHQINAQDYDFDINSSYDGSYGSLTDSNQNSAPQTPKKQGFSAGSGLRSIAEGSFNSASDALNNQDAAGHQAAFVAKNTLAQAAAGASATAQAALAGKQILLQGLEQQLRDSQQALMGEQQQLMQAQRAADTTMQAAQEARAHVNVLQNTLNAAQAASEHMTQAASEAAGELAAQQAMVGSAIDRVAALRKQLDAVRVDFEATRAAAQKAQYAAQSAAANAAAAAAAAAAGLTKSAQGAKPSLPPPPPPSTPHAGSNGNDNGTGKKSAGGSGSAGGKKGGGEAVAKFFLTGEGNLAIADGDYPSGFYYRQR is encoded by the exons ATGTCATGTCAGTTGGAAGTATCATTCAGACCGATGTACCTCCCTCAAAGAACAAACATGTTTCGCTCAAGAGCGAAGG GTCATCAAATCAATGCACAAGATTACGATTTCGACATAAACTCGAGCTACGATGGCTCTTATGGCTCGTTGACCGACAGCAACCAGAATTCAGCACCACAAACTCCTAAGAAACAAGGATTCAGCGCGGGCAGCGGTTTGAGAAGCATAGCAGAAGGCTCCTTCAATTCTGCATCAGATGCACTAAATAATCAAGATGCTGCTGGACATCAAGCAGCCTTCGTAGCGAAGAACACTTTGGCTCAAGCCGCAGCTGGA GCATCAGCAACCGCTCAAGCAGCTCTAGCAGGCAAGCAAATCCTCCTCCAAGGTCTAGAGCAGCAACTGCGCGACTCTCAACAAGCTCTCATGGGAGAACAACAGCAGCTCATGCAAGCCCAAAGAGCTGCCGACACAACGATGCAGGCTGCCCAAGAAGCCAGAGCCCATGTGAACGTCCTCCAAAATACCCTCAATGCAGCTCAAGCCGCATCTGAGCACATGACCCAAGCAGCTTCCGAAGCCGCTGGTGAATTAGCAGCGCAACAAGCTATGGTGGGCTCTGCCATTGATCGAGTGGCAGCGCTCAGGAAGCAGCTCGATGCTGTAAGGGTTGATTTCGAGGCAACCAGGGCTGCCGCGCAGAAGGCCCAGTACGCAGCGCAATCGGCAGCAGCCAATGCAGCTGCAGCTGCTGCGGCCGCCGCCGCTGGTCTCACCAAGAGTGCACAGGGGGCAAAACCGAGCCTTCCACCACCTCCACCCCCATCCACACCACATGCAGGGAGTAATGGCAACGACAATGGAACCGGAAAGAAATCAGCTGGTGGTTCAGGTTCAGCTGGAGGCAAGAAGGGTGGTGGAGAGGCCGTCGCAAAATTTTTTCTCACAGGTGAAGGAAACCTGGCAATCGCTGATGGGGACTATCCAAGCGGCTTTTACTACAGGCAGAGATGA